In Amia ocellicauda isolate fAmiCal2 chromosome 7, fAmiCal2.hap1, whole genome shotgun sequence, one genomic interval encodes:
- the LOC136753354 gene encoding cholinesterase isoform X1: MAFVEENMTVTFTYLLVILVTFDLVCSAQGQNEFVILTRKGKVRGMQIQVLSGSVTAFLGIPYGEPPVGNLRFKKPVPRKPWTDIWDAIKYPNTCYQQIDRAFPGFAGAEMWNPNTRLSEDCLYLNVWVPSPKPHNAAVMVWIYGGGFSSGTSSLDVYDGKYLTYTENVIVVSMNYRLGALGFLCFPGNNEAPGNVGLFDQRLALQWVNENIAAFGGNPESVTLFGESAGGASVNFHILSPGSHPFFLRAIMESGTINTPWAATPEFVSRNRSLTLAELLGCPTGNNSNVIACLRSKTPQEIVNKQSIVIKDPALVGTTFVPTIDGDFLTDSPDVLIHSGQFKKTDILLGVNKDEGAYFLVYGAPGFSRDNESRITREEFLSSVKLTLPQASEIGREAVIFQYTNWTDEFNAEKNRDAMNDIVGDYNFICPLVEFTQKFVAFGNTAFLYFFDHLSSRMPWPEWMGVMHGYEIEFVLGLPLNKSLGYTKAEEALSRKIMSYWANFAKKGNPNVQGAKWPPFTSKKQEYIRLNTESLQIHRMLRAQQCKFWNSFFPKLLEITVDLDEAEQQWKTEFHRWYSYMLDWKNQFNDYNSRKQQCESP; the protein is encoded by the exons GCCTTTGTTGAAGAGAACATGACTGTGACTTTCACCTACTTACTTGTAATACTTGTGACTTTTGATCTGGTCTGCAGTGCACAAGGTCAAAATGAGTTTGTTATTTTAACTCGGAAGGGCAAGGTCAGAGGAATGCAAATACAAGTGCTTTCAGGATCTGTCACTGCTTTCTTGGGAATTCCCTATGGGGAACCTCCTGTAGGCAATTTAAGGTTCAAGAAACCTGTGCCACGCAAGCCATGGACTGATATCTGGGATGCAATAAAATATCCAAACACTTGCTACCAACAGATTGACAGGGCTTTTCCAGgatttgctggagctgaaatgTGGAACCCAAATACTAGGCTTAGTGAAGACTGTCTTTATTTGAACGTGTGGGTTCCCTCACCTAAACCTCACAATGCGGCTGTGATGGTGTGGATATACGGTGGGGGGTTTTCATCAGGGACATCTTCCTTAGATGTTTATGATGGGAAGTATTTGACCTACACTGAGAACGTAATTGTAGTGTCAATGAACTATAGACTGGGAGCTTTGGGGTTTTTGTGTTTCCCAGGGAACAACGAAGCACCTGGGAATGTAGGGTTGTTTGACCAGAGGCTGGCCCTGCAGTGGGTCAATGAAAATATTGCGGCTTTTGGAGGAAACCCAGAAAGCGTGACGCTTTTCGGCGAGAGTGCCGGTGGAGCTTCTGTAAACTTTCACATTCTGTCGCCTGGAAGTCACCCATTCTTCTTGAGGGCAATCATGGAGAGTGGCACCATTAATACACCCTGGGCTGCAACTCCGGAATTTGTCTCACGGAACCGGTCTTTGACTTTGGCTGAACTCCTTGGGTGCCCAACTGGGAATAATTCGAATGTCATAGCATGCCTTCGCAGCAAAACACCACAGGAGATAGTGAACAAGCAGTCCATTGTAATTAAGGATCCAGCACTTGTGGGAACTACATTTGTCCCTACAATAGATGGTGATTTTCTCACTGACTCTCCTGATGTTTTAATCCATTCTggacaatttaaaaaaactgaTATTTTACTTGGAGTAAATAAAGACGAAGGGGCGTATTTCTTAGTTTATGGGGCTCCTGGATTTAGCAGAGATAATGAAAGCCGAATCACAAGAGAGGAATTTCTTTCAAGTGTGAAGCTCACCCTTCCTCAAGCTAGTGAAATTGGACGAGAAGCAGTCATTTTCCAGTATACTAACTGGACTGATGAGTTCAATGCTGAAAAAAATCGGGACGCTATGAACGACATTGTTGGGGATTATAATTTCATATGTCCACTTGTGGAGTTCACACAGAAATTTGTAGCGTTTGGAAACACAgcttttttatacttttttgaTCACCTTTCTTCCCGAATGCCTTGGCCAGAATGGATGGGGGTAATGCATGGTTATGAGATAGAATTTGTTCTTGGACTGCCTTTAAACAAAAGTTTAGGCTACACCAAAGCAGAAGAAGCTCTAAGCAGAAAAATCATGAGCTATTGGGCCAACTTTGCAAAAAAGGG GAATCCTAATGTGCAAGGCGCAAAATGGCCACCATTCACATCAAAGAAACAGGAGTACATACGCTTAAACACAGAGTCTCTACAAATACATAGAATGCTGCGGGCCCAGCAGTGCAAGTTCTGGAACAGTTTTTTTCCTAAACTTCTTGAGATAACGg TGGATCTAGATGAAGCGGAACAACAGTGGAAGACCGAATTTCATAGATGGTACTCATACATGCTGGATTGGAAGAATCAGTTTAATGACTACAACAGCAGGAAGCAGCAATGTGAAAGTCCCTAA
- the LOC136753354 gene encoding cholinesterase isoform X2: MTVTFTYLLVILVTFDLVCSAQGQNEFVILTRKGKVRGMQIQVLSGSVTAFLGIPYGEPPVGNLRFKKPVPRKPWTDIWDAIKYPNTCYQQIDRAFPGFAGAEMWNPNTRLSEDCLYLNVWVPSPKPHNAAVMVWIYGGGFSSGTSSLDVYDGKYLTYTENVIVVSMNYRLGALGFLCFPGNNEAPGNVGLFDQRLALQWVNENIAAFGGNPESVTLFGESAGGASVNFHILSPGSHPFFLRAIMESGTINTPWAATPEFVSRNRSLTLAELLGCPTGNNSNVIACLRSKTPQEIVNKQSIVIKDPALVGTTFVPTIDGDFLTDSPDVLIHSGQFKKTDILLGVNKDEGAYFLVYGAPGFSRDNESRITREEFLSSVKLTLPQASEIGREAVIFQYTNWTDEFNAEKNRDAMNDIVGDYNFICPLVEFTQKFVAFGNTAFLYFFDHLSSRMPWPEWMGVMHGYEIEFVLGLPLNKSLGYTKAEEALSRKIMSYWANFAKKGNPNVQGAKWPPFTSKKQEYIRLNTESLQIHRMLRAQQCKFWNSFFPKLLEITVDLDEAEQQWKTEFHRWYSYMLDWKNQFNDYNSRKQQCESP, translated from the exons ATGACTGTGACTTTCACCTACTTACTTGTAATACTTGTGACTTTTGATCTGGTCTGCAGTGCACAAGGTCAAAATGAGTTTGTTATTTTAACTCGGAAGGGCAAGGTCAGAGGAATGCAAATACAAGTGCTTTCAGGATCTGTCACTGCTTTCTTGGGAATTCCCTATGGGGAACCTCCTGTAGGCAATTTAAGGTTCAAGAAACCTGTGCCACGCAAGCCATGGACTGATATCTGGGATGCAATAAAATATCCAAACACTTGCTACCAACAGATTGACAGGGCTTTTCCAGgatttgctggagctgaaatgTGGAACCCAAATACTAGGCTTAGTGAAGACTGTCTTTATTTGAACGTGTGGGTTCCCTCACCTAAACCTCACAATGCGGCTGTGATGGTGTGGATATACGGTGGGGGGTTTTCATCAGGGACATCTTCCTTAGATGTTTATGATGGGAAGTATTTGACCTACACTGAGAACGTAATTGTAGTGTCAATGAACTATAGACTGGGAGCTTTGGGGTTTTTGTGTTTCCCAGGGAACAACGAAGCACCTGGGAATGTAGGGTTGTTTGACCAGAGGCTGGCCCTGCAGTGGGTCAATGAAAATATTGCGGCTTTTGGAGGAAACCCAGAAAGCGTGACGCTTTTCGGCGAGAGTGCCGGTGGAGCTTCTGTAAACTTTCACATTCTGTCGCCTGGAAGTCACCCATTCTTCTTGAGGGCAATCATGGAGAGTGGCACCATTAATACACCCTGGGCTGCAACTCCGGAATTTGTCTCACGGAACCGGTCTTTGACTTTGGCTGAACTCCTTGGGTGCCCAACTGGGAATAATTCGAATGTCATAGCATGCCTTCGCAGCAAAACACCACAGGAGATAGTGAACAAGCAGTCCATTGTAATTAAGGATCCAGCACTTGTGGGAACTACATTTGTCCCTACAATAGATGGTGATTTTCTCACTGACTCTCCTGATGTTTTAATCCATTCTggacaatttaaaaaaactgaTATTTTACTTGGAGTAAATAAAGACGAAGGGGCGTATTTCTTAGTTTATGGGGCTCCTGGATTTAGCAGAGATAATGAAAGCCGAATCACAAGAGAGGAATTTCTTTCAAGTGTGAAGCTCACCCTTCCTCAAGCTAGTGAAATTGGACGAGAAGCAGTCATTTTCCAGTATACTAACTGGACTGATGAGTTCAATGCTGAAAAAAATCGGGACGCTATGAACGACATTGTTGGGGATTATAATTTCATATGTCCACTTGTGGAGTTCACACAGAAATTTGTAGCGTTTGGAAACACAgcttttttatacttttttgaTCACCTTTCTTCCCGAATGCCTTGGCCAGAATGGATGGGGGTAATGCATGGTTATGAGATAGAATTTGTTCTTGGACTGCCTTTAAACAAAAGTTTAGGCTACACCAAAGCAGAAGAAGCTCTAAGCAGAAAAATCATGAGCTATTGGGCCAACTTTGCAAAAAAGGG GAATCCTAATGTGCAAGGCGCAAAATGGCCACCATTCACATCAAAGAAACAGGAGTACATACGCTTAAACACAGAGTCTCTACAAATACATAGAATGCTGCGGGCCCAGCAGTGCAAGTTCTGGAACAGTTTTTTTCCTAAACTTCTTGAGATAACGg TGGATCTAGATGAAGCGGAACAACAGTGGAAGACCGAATTTCATAGATGGTACTCATACATGCTGGATTGGAAGAATCAGTTTAATGACTACAACAGCAGGAAGCAGCAATGTGAAAGTCCCTAA